A segment of the Hyperolius riggenbachi isolate aHypRig1 chromosome 8, aHypRig1.pri, whole genome shotgun sequence genome:
CAGCAGAAGGGAATGGGTCTTCTGAAACAACACTTGCTGGAAGCATCCCTTCTACTGAATGGAGATTTTTCCACTGGATGAAATATCTCTGCTTGGACTAATTGGCTGTCTCTTGACCCTATTAAACTGATAGATTTGTTTTCGGAAGACAGTCCGTTCTTGGTCCCATTTTAGGGTTACATATTGCCTTTTCCCCATGACGTTTTCAGATATATCCAGGCCAGGCATTTTGCTCAGGGCTGTGTGAGGAAGGGGTTGGAGAGGTCCCTGCCTCCCATTGAGAAAGAATTTCATTCCTACCAACATACCCCTAGCCTGATTTATTGTGAGATTTGGTACAACGGTCAGGAAGAGGTCACAGCTGCTATGTCAAAATGGAAAGATAGACTCCAGAAAACCTGGATGTCAGAGGACTGGTAATCGAACCCCGGCTTTGCTCTATAGCATAGGTCTGTCACCCTCCAATACCTGTTTAAGGGGATGTGGTGCCCCAGCTGATCAAGTTTACTGCTGGTGGAACTGCCCTATTGTGGAGGGGTTCTGGGTAGAGTGTTTCAGAGCAGCTTCATTAGTTTTAGAGAACAATATCTCTCCCGATCTGTTGGTAGCTTTGTTAAATCAGAAAGCTCATTCACTTACTAAGCATGATAACAAGCTACTGGTACAATTTAGTAACACAGCCAAGGCTATAATAGCCAGGGAATAGAAGTCCCCCTCTATACCCTATCTTACCCTGATGCATAAGATGAATATTTTCTTTATTGGCTGACCAAGAGGACAAGTTTGATGCTGTATGGTCACGCTGGTTTGATAAGTTCTCTCTAATATGATGTGATGTTAGTATTGTTTAAGTGATTGGGAACTGTGTATATTTTTTCTGGCAGATTGTGGAAAATTGTAATTGTACTCGGGATTTCACCTACTTGCTTATGTTTACCGTGTATTGCCTATGTCGGACATATATCATATTgcttctttctttttctctttcaaTGAATACCTTGTGTTGAAAAAAGAAATGCTACATTACATGTATAATATTAATTTGTTGGCTCTGTACCCAGATCTTAGTGTGACATTATATATCCTCCTGAATACAAAAGCTACAGTAGTTTCAGGAGCCAGACGTTTCTCACATTTAAACTTAATTAAAAACTATTTAAGATCATCCATGTCGGAAGATGGATTAAATGGCCTGGCAGAGATTGCAGTTGAGTATAATATTTGCAGAAAAGTAATTGAGAATTTTTCCTTATCAAAAGTTaagaaggttcactttaaagagtcaTCACTTTTCAGTTTCATTTGAGTAGTTATATTTGTTCTCAAGTCATTGAACTCAAACATTGCTATTAACTGTTGTCCTGTGCACTGAAGGTGTATAGCATTAACACTGAAGCATTTATTTTTCAACTGATGTATAAAGTCAAATaccataattacaaaaaaaaaattcagtggtACAGTAGTTATTTTGTAATTTAATATCGTTAGAAATTATATTTCCATTTTAGCTTGTAGCCTGCtgtgcctctttaaagggaccatgagcagACGCTGAgggtatgcatataagcataGAACTGGAAGTCTGCGGGTCCTCTTTGCGCATGCAATATGACGTGTGGCAAAGGGAGGGGAAGAAGCCTGTAAGCCAGAAAGGAACCACAGTATTTCAGTTCCAGGTCACAGCGAGACTTTAGTTCAGAATCGCCAAATACAATGCAATGTATAGCAGCCAGCTCGGGAGCAGGAGCGCTTTAAGGGGCGGGTGAGTGTATAGTCTTTACCAAATAGACATAggtatgcttatatgcatacccaCAGCGTctgttcagagtccctttaagggcctcAATGCTCACACAGCAATATTTTTCTAGCATtaaatttttcattttcagttctcatTCCAAAACCTGGGAATGACCAGGATCTTCTCTGTTTCTGCAAGCATAGTTACTAAAACAGATGGAATTGCAACTATACAACTATTGAGACATATAACTGTACCTGTACAAATCCATAAACTGATACAACCAATACTAACTTTGCTAGCAGAGCAGATTAACTGTGCATGTGGCCGTCTCTGCACAAGTAAAttaatttgaaaataaaagtatgaaaaAATATGGAAAATCCTTTAATGTATACATCTGAATCTTATGTATAGATCTGAATCTTCATTGAACTTCACTGCTTTGGTTTGCTTTTTAATTGGAAATAGAAGAAATAAGAAGGAAGACACATGAATACCAAACAAAGAAGGTAAGAGATAAAATAAAGGCAGacgttttttttaattgataaaGTTTTACTGAATTTCAATACTAAATAGGTAGGGAGACATAAATTACCCGCTTTGCCTAATTAAAAGGTAAGGGTCAGGCATCTGAGGGTCTCTTTATTAAAGGAGGCTCCCATATACCACCATATATCACCATAGGTCCCCCCAATACCTATCCCCACATGCGTGGAGGTAGTTACTCCCTCCTCTAACAAATGGGGGGATGATGATATAGTCAGAGCTTTGTAAGGAAAGGGGAGGTTTTGTACCACCTTTCTTCCAAAGCCCCCATATCATATACCATGTGGGCAAGTATAGGTTAGTATGGTGGAGCCCCACTCATATATCAGATTAGCCATTCTGCCTATATCAGCCGACATGGGGGACAAAGGACTAAAAAACCCTTAAGGGAGGGGTGgggttaaatgtttttttttttttctcaaaagttTTCAATCATTTGTCTTCATATTTGCCAGAAAGCATCACTTCCCAGCAACATGAAACCTGTAATTACATAGAGAGAAAAGAACCTGCTTGCAGAGAAAATCATTTGAGTGTTAATTTCAATTGCATCAGGCGACGGTCGAGTTGCCTGATTTTAGAATTCacaagcacttaaagggaaccttaactgagggggatatggatgtttcctttaaaacaataccagttgcttggcagtcctgctgacctctttggctgcagtgtgactgaatcacacacctgtaacaagcatgcagctaatgcagtgtgacttcagtcagagcatctgctatgaatgcttgttcaggggctgtggctaaaagtattcgagacacagaatcagcaggagagtcaggtaactggtattattttaaaaagaaaaaaatcatatccttcccagtttaggttccctttaacatgagTAATATAATTTCATAGAGCCCATAAATCCCTACcaaatgtattattttatttcataaaaTCTTATGTGCCAGTGCTTATTTCTTTCGTTCTATTGTGTTTTGAATGAGGACATCACTTGTTGAAGCATGAGCAGAAAatgtaatatattatatataactgtaccgtatttttcggattataagatgctccagactataagacacacctaggtttagaggacaaaatccagggctgtgcattcatagtgcaggggtgtcttgccTCTCAAAGCATTGCTCTAATATACATGAAAACATGAGATgctcactttgctgcctgcctcccATCTATGGCTTAAATCTTACCTTACCCTCCCCTCCATACTAATGATGTCTGCCAACCCAATCCATTGCCTCCATTCAAGCCTATGATGCCCCCTCATCCATGCTAGCAATCTATGCCCCAATTAATGCTTATGATGCCCCCTCATCCATGCTAGCAAGCTATGCCTCCATTCATGCTAATGATGTTGAATATTCACACTTCACCCACCTAGTAGGCCTAATTGTAGAACTTCGTTCCGGTGCCagactcctgcaggtacaccactcctgcaaacACCAATGTAATAACACAAACTGAGACGGCACACAAAGGGCTTCAGTAAATCACTGTATTAGCAGCATGCAGAGGCACACGACATGTTTTGGGTAGAGCCCTTCCTCCGCCCGAAACATTTTGTGTGCCTCTGTATGCTGCTAATACAGTGATTTACTGGAGCCCTTAGTGTGCTGTCTCCGTTTATGTTATTCATGCTAATGATGtctacccaccccccccccaccatgctagcaatgtatGCCCCCCATTCATGCTAATGGTGCCTGCCCCCCTCCATGCTAGTaatctatgttcccattcatgttTCTGATGTCTGCCTCCCATCTGTGCTAGCAATCTATGCCCCCTTTAAAGCTAATGATGCCCCATCCCATCCATGCTAGCAATCTCTGCCCCATTCATATGAATGTTGCCCGCTCCCCCTCTCCATCCCTGCTGGCAATCTGTGCCCCTGTCCTCGCGTGGCAACTGCAGTTAAAACCGCAGCTTGAGCTGTCACCTGTTCATACAGGGCACTCTGTGTCCTCTGCCCCGTGACCACTTGCTGCTTGTATAGTTGCTTGCACCCTCTTAGTGTGACGTCACAGCAAGAGGGCGCAAGACACAACACAAAGCAGAAAGAAGTCATGGGGCGGAAGACACGGAGTGCCCTGGATGAACAGGTGACTGCTCAAGCTTCGGTTTTAACTGCAGTTGCTGCGCAGGGACAGTGGCATAGATTTCCAGTGCAGACGAGGGACGGGCATTATAAATCGGAACGGGGACATGTATTTCCAGTGTGGGTGAGGGGCAGGCATCAGAAACACAGACGGGGACATTGATTTTCAGCGCGGTTTAGGGGCGGGCATCAGGAGCACAGATGGGGGCATCAGTAACATGAACAGCATGGATTGCTAGCGTGGACAAAGGGCAGCCATCATTGATGTGAAGGGGTTATAGATTGTTAGCAGGGATAGGGCAGGTGGGCATCACTAGCATGGACTGAAGTGTAgtattcagactataagacgcacctacttccccccccccccccacttttggggcagaaaaaatgtgtcttatagtccgaaaaatacggtagatacTGTGATCTTGGGGGTAGCCCTGGGGCCACAGCTAGCATGCAGGAGTTGATTTTATGAAAAAGTCCAAATTATTCGGGACTCTTTTTCTTTTCTCAGGAAAACAGAACTTAAATGCACAAATGGCTTACTTCAGCCTACTGGAAAGACACAATCCTCAGGCCACATAAAGTTCACTGTTTCAGAGCAATCCAGCTTGGTAAATTGACAATTTTAAACAAAGCAAAACACCAAAAAATCCTTGTATTCAGTTAGCTCACATCCTGCTAGCAGCTCACCTGCTGCATACACTAAGCACCATACCTTCTCAGAGCACTCTTATCTCCTGACAAGGCTGTTCCCAAAAACAGGAATGGACTTGGGTGGAACAGGAAGGCCCACCCAGTTTCCCTCCCTTCTGTTCAAGAGCATCGGGACTTTGTAACCAAACAATAACAGGGCAAATGATGGTTGCCAAACACTACCCCGAGCTCCTTCCTTAGTCCACACCTGCTTCCAAAAAGGACCCTTGCAGAAAATAAGTTGAAACGTACCTTCCATCCAGGACCCATCCCTTGAGTCCTGTACAATACATTTTGATACTACATTAACTGGAGCACTTGTCCATGAAAGTCTGACTacttatcaattttttttttgcatttgtaaataaataaaggaTTTTATTATAAAGGATAGCTGTGCACCTGGGCATAAATTAATttgatttattacaaaaaaactgACATAGACATTGTCATAGTCAAAACATAGCCAAGACATAGCCATGTTCACAGTCATACAatgcatacattttacatttcttAAATGACCAATGTGTTATTTGTGTTTACCAGTTTTATAAAAACTAGCTTAATTTTACAGTTTTGCTCTGTGGTGGGCAATAGTGGATGCTTGCTTTGAAATATATCATTTATATATTAAATATTTAATAAGGCATCATCAAAATTAAGACAATTGGTTTGTTCATAATTACCATCAGGGATTCAGCAATGAAATGTCTTCCTGAATTGATATTTCAGTTCCACAGAAATGTTCATTTCAGATATCCCAGAAAATAATTTTCATACATTTGCTGTATTGTTTCCATTATACTTGTGAAATAACATCCCAGTGCCTTTATTATAATAGTGGAGCAGCCTCATGCTGAACTGTATTCAATGCATGCCTTAAGCGCCTCCAAAAATTGTCCTCCttttgatgccccctttcccatatgAGGTAAGTGTTTCTTTTCAGATGTTTtttcaatatatacatatgattAAGCTGGTTTTCATTAATTGGTTCCAGTAGAACTATGATGATATCACACTTATTCTCCAGGTATTTCCAAAACATAGCCAATTTGAACTCAAAGGCACACCACTTGCTGTCAATGAAGTTCTGAGAAACAATAACAAGAGCATAGCGACTGCAGCAAATACCttcataaaaaatgttttccaaAATGAGTCTTCCAGGTTGAAAGTTCCTATAATGTACACAAAGCTGAAAAGATGGAACTCCATTTTCCAGTGTTGGAATTAGCTGTTGTCTTACCCATTCCTCATCTAAGCTGGAGTGAATAACAAAAGCATCATATGTTTTCTCTGAAGTCCATTTCTTATTTTTCCGATGACATAAACAAAATTGCAGAATTGCAAAATGGTTCTTTAAGTAGATGTGGTATATTAGTACAGAAACAGCTATAGCTATCACAAGACTTAATGTGCCTACATATACATAGAATGTCCCATTGCAATCCAAATTCACATCCTGGAGTAGTAAACCCTGTAGGTGTTCAGGTGTTTTGCACATCATACGATTAGTGAGGATCAGACCAGTGTTACTTTGTTCACAAACCCATGACACAAATTGTTTCTGAATGCAAGAACAATCAAAAGGGTTCTCTGAGAGGTCCACTTTCACAAGACTTTTGGCTAACGTATAACTTGTTTCATTAGATAATCCCTGGAAGTTATTAGCACTTAAGTCTAAATATATTAACCTAGAGAGAGTAATAAGAACTGATGCAGAGATATGTATTAATTTGTTTTTACTCAGATCTAGTACTCTTAACAGTGTGAGGTATTTAAATGTTTGTTCGGGAATGTTCTGCAAATTGCAAGATGACATGTTCAGAAAATGGAGTTGGGTTAGGTTTTGGAACACAGAACCCAATATGCCTGGAGCAAAAGTATTGTAAGATATATGTAGATCTTTTAAATTATTAAGTCCACAAAAAGAACAATCTATAGTAAAATGGCATGAAGTGTGAGACAGGTCAAGATAAGTAAGGTTAACCAGAAGCACAAATATTGGAAACTGTCCTATATTGCTCACTCTTGTATGACTTAAGTCTAATATTTGAAGGTAAGGCATATTCAGATAAACACTCCTCAAACCAATATATGTATTGTAGCTAAAATTCAAATACTTAAGTTCAGACATGTCTAAACCAATAGAATTACAACACGATTCAATAAAGAGTTTGTTTCTGCTCAGATCTAATAATGTTAGCCTATTTTCTCCAGTACAACCGTAGAGGGTGAGGCGTCGATTGTCTGTAACCCGGAGTTCTTTAAGGTGTGGTAACATTGAAAAGATTTTGCAAGGCATGGCAAAAATGTACGCATTTTTTAGCTCCATCTTTTGCATGTTTGAAGTAATAAGTTCATCACTAAAACTTTCTAAATTAGTATGTATTAAACGTAGAGATGTGAGGTTTTTCATGCAATTGAAAAAACTAACTGTAGTAAAAAAAGATATCTCATTGATTGTTAGCTCTTGAATATCCATCCCACATAGCCCTTCAAAAACTCCTTTTATGTAGTGGACCTTTGAAGGAGAATTTCTGTACTGTCCAATGAATAGCTTCTGTACATTTAGACCTCCCATAGCGATTAAGTTATCCTTCATAACATCTTCATGAGGAAAACATTCTttcaattgtaacatatgtaaaaCAATAAATTTGAAGGCACCAGGAGCAATATAACGTATTGGATTCTGAGATAATATAAGAGTAAGATGTGAGGTATTTGCAAATCGTAGATTTTTTAGGTCTTCTTCTTGGATCTTGCTAATTTGGTTTGCACGTAGGTCAAGAACATGGACAGTAAACAAATGGGAGGGCACATGTAGGTAATTAAGCTGATTTGTAGCAGCATTTATTTCCTGTAGTAATGTTAGGTTTTCTACATGAAGTTCAGAGAGTGAAGGAACAGATGTTTCAACTATAACAAGCCTTCTTAAATTATAAAGACCAGCAAAGGTCAATTGAGCCCAGCGCTTGATTGGATTCCCTGTAAGGATCAAGGTATGCAAATTGTAAAGACCAACAAATGAGTTGTCTTCTATTGAGATTATACTGCACCTGCAAAGAAACAAAATGCAATATAATTAACATACAGAACATAATTAACATAGAGAAAACACACAGACCTGATAAGTACACATTTAAAGAGTTGTACTTTTAACTGTTTCTTCGCCCACAGCATTTGCTGGATAATGCAGATATATTTTCATTCTACCCTTCTATTTACTTCCCTGCAAAACAGCAGCCAATAATGTGCTCCTTGTGATCAGAC
Coding sequences within it:
- the TLR4 gene encoding toll-like receptor 4, with the translated sequence MEHRWILLFSVCLIFQQVWSCCKQEIHLESLNCCNCNFSTVPLDLPEEVRKLDLSFNPLKHLYYKNFSGVPQLQLLDLTRCSIISIEDNSFVGLYNLHTLILTGNPIKRWAQLTFAGLYNLRRLVIVETSVPSLSELHVENLTLLQEINAATNQLNYLHVPSHLFTVHVLDLRANQISKIQEEDLKNLRFANTSHLTLILSQNPIRYIAPGAFKFIVLHMLQLKECFPHEDVMKDNLIAMGGLNVQKLFIGQYRNSPSKVHYIKGVFEGLCGMDIQELTINEISFFTTVSFFNCMKNLTSLRLIHTNLESFSDELITSNMQKMELKNAYIFAMPCKIFSMLPHLKELRVTDNRRLTLYGCTGENRLTLLDLSRNKLFIESCCNSIGLDMSELKYLNFSYNTYIGLRSVYLNMPYLQILDLSHTRVSNIGQFPIFVLLVNLTYLDLSHTSCHFTIDCSFCGLNNLKDLHISYNTFAPGILGSVFQNLTQLHFLNMSSCNLQNIPEQTFKYLTLLRVLDLSKNKLIHISASVLITLSRLIYLDLSANNFQGLSNETSYTLAKSLVKVDLSENPFDCSCIQKQFVSWVCEQSNTGLILTNRMMCKTPEHLQGLLLQDVNLDCNGTFYVYVGTLSLVIAIAVSVLIYHIYLKNHFAILQFCLCHRKNKKWTSEKTYDAFVIHSSLDEEWVRQQLIPTLENGVPSFQLCVHYRNFQPGRLILENIFYEGICCSRYALVIVSQNFIDSKWCAFEFKLAMFWKYLENKCDIIIVLLEPINENQLNHMYILKKHLKRNTYLIWERGHQKEDNFWRRLRHALNTVQHEAAPLL